The DNA region TGGATGAACACCCGGGCGGGGTCGGTGAACTTCTCCCGGACCAGCGTGTCGATCAGCAGGCGGGAGATGTCGTGCCCGGCGACCTTCTGCATGTACGTGGGGTGTTTCGTCTCGGGGTAGATTCCGACCTTGCGCCCGGTGTTCGCCTCCGCGTCACGGACCAGGGCGATCACCTCGGCCAGCGTGGGGATCTCGAACCGGCCGTCGAAGGCCTTGCCGCGCAGCGCCGGGAGGCGTTCCACGGCCCGCAGGGTCTTGAGTTCGGCCAGGGTGAAGTCCTCCGCGAAGTACCCGGTGACCTGCACGCCGTCCAGCGCCTTGGTGCGCACCCGGGCGCGGAATTCCGGGCGGGTGGCGACGTCCGCGGTGGCCTCCACCACCTTGCCCGCCTGGTCCAGCACGGCGATCACCGGCTCGTGCCGGGCGACCAGCACGCCGTCTTTCGTGACGACCAGGTCCGGCTCGATGAAGTCCGCGCCGGCCTCGATGGCGACCCGGTACGCTTCCAGCGTGTGCTCCGGGCGGGTGCCGCTGCTGCCGCGGTGCCCGATCACCAGGGGGGTCTGCCCCTTCAGGGTGGGCAGGCCCGGCAGGTTGGGCGTGCCGATGGGCGCTTCCAGGAGCCTGCCGTCGGCGCTGAAGTGCAGCAGGTACGGGCCGAACTCGTCCCCGACCCACAGGGTGCCGTCCGGCGCGAACGCGAAACCCTCCGGGTCGAAGTCCGCGCCGGTCAGCAGGCGCTCCCGGGTGCCCTCGTTCACGATGGGGAACGGCACCCGGCCGTCCGGGTCGCGCAGACTGATGAAGTTTCCGACCTTCACCGCGCCCTTCTCCGCGGCCGCCTTCTTGGCGGTGAGGGCCACGCTGTACAGGCGCAGGGCGTAGTCGGCGCTGTTATTTTTCGCGCCGAAGCCGTTGTCACTCAGGAACCAGTACGTGCCGCCCGGGCCGAACTGCACGCCGGAGAACCCCTGCACGGGCGGCGCCGGGAAGCGGGCCGGGCCGCGCAGGCCGTTCGCCCAGGCGCCGGTGGCGGGCCCGGTGCTGAAGGTGTCGGCGGCCATCTCGGCGTACCCGACGAGCGTGGCGGCCTGGGCCCCGAGTCCCAGCGTGAGGGCGGCCGTGAGGACAGCAAAACAATGTTTCATACGTCACAAAGCTGCCGCGCCCGGGTCAGGCGGCTGTGCGCCCCCCGTCACCCCCCGGTCAGGCGGCCGGCGCGTGACGGGGGCCAGGGGTCAGGCCAGGATCAGGCCGCGCGATCCCCAGCGTGAAAGCCCGAACCGGGTCCAGACCGGCGTTCCTTCATGCCTTCTTCAGGGCGCAAGGCCCGTCCAGACGTTACCCTGGGCACATGGCGAACCTCGGCTCCTCCACAGTCATGCTCACCGGCGCCGGCGGCGCCCTGGCCACCGCCATCGCCCAGGAACTGGATGACGCCGGCGCACAGATGGTCCTCGTCGGCCGCGGCGAGGCCCTGCAACGCGCCTGCGACCGCTTCCCCGCCACCGAGGTCCTCGACCTGGACCTCACCGACCCCACCAGCATCGAGGCGCTGCGCAAGGTCAAGAAAGTGGACACCCTGATCCACACCGTCGGCGACTACGCCCGCCAGGACGCCCACAAGGCCACCGACGAGGACCTGCACGCCATGTTCGACACGAACATGCTCACCCTCTTCCACGCGGTGCAGGGCGTGCTGCCCGGCATGCTCAAGCACAAGGACGGCCTGATCATGGGCGTCAGCGCCGGCCCCACTCCCCGGTCCGCGCTGTACAACGCCAGCAAGGCCGCCGTCGCCGCGTACATCCAGAGCCTGCACGACGAACTGAAAACCAAGGGCGTGCGCGGCATCACCCTGTACCCCATGGGCGCCATCGACACGCCCGAAAACCGCGACGCCGGCCTCGCCTGGGACAGCATGATCGACGCCCGCGGCCTCGCCAAGAGCGTCGCCCACGCCCTCACCCGCCCCGACCGGGCCCACGTCACCGAACTGCGCGTCTACCCCGACGTGTAACGGATTCACTCATTTCAAGCGGTGATAAGTGTAGGTACGTTCCTCGCGAAAGCGCGTGGTCCGGAGATCTGCACTTTCTTGACTTGATTCCTCCAGGGTTTCCAGAACCACCTTCGGATTGCCATAGTGATCCAGGTTTTGGTATGCGAAGGTCCGGCGAGACACGAGAACAGGAGGCTGTGCACGGTTGTAAGTGATTTCCTCACGTCCTGCCTTGGTGTTCTTGACCGTGACCGTCATCTCCTCGTCTTCATAGGACGACGCTTCGACAGCTTCACCCGAATAAACAAACTCGGACTTCCGGGTGATGGCACTGATCATCACCGCGCATTGAACGGATCGGCCCACTCGGTCCTGCAGACAATATGTTCGCCCTGAGTGACCTTCGACGTCCGCCTTGGCATCGGCAATGAAACCATTCGGCGTGGGGGTATACACGGTTCTGATCGTGGCGCCTGGGAAGGGCAGGAACATCACGCTCTCGGTCAAGTTTCCAGTGGCGGAATCGTAGGAGAAATCCTCCTTGCTGACCCCCTCAAGCACTGCGCGAGTCAGCCTTCCGTCCTCATACACGTACCGCTCCTGCACGCTGTCGGGGTCATCAGAATCCCTCGAAAGTAGTCTCCCAGTCACGTCATAGCGGCTGGTGCCAAGGACGACCTCCGCCTCCCCTTTCCCTGAGTCAGACTGAATACCCATCCGCCTCACGGACATGGTTGCCACCGGTCCTTTCAGGAAACTGTCCTCTTTCCGCACTTCGCCGACGTGCAGTGGTCCCTGACGTGTGGCGGCCGCACCCGGCTGAACGACGCGGGCCACCTCCGGAAGGCCGCTGGGGTTCCCCGCGCAGGAGCTGAGGAGAAGGATCAGGAAGGCAGAGCGGCGAATCATATATTGAGCAGCATAGGCGCCAGTCGCCTCCCTTTCTCAAGACATTGGCCTGGATGGCCGGTACCAGCGCAGCAGCAGCAGCCCCAGCAGGACCGCCGCCCACACCAGTGGGGCCGTGCGGTCCTGTTTCACGCCCCAGAAGTAATGCAGCGCGCCCAGCGCCGCGGAGGCATACGCGAGGCGGTGAAGCCGCGTCCAGGTGCGGAAGCCCAGGCGGCGCACGCTGGCCGGCGTGCTGGTCAGCGCCAGCGGCAGCAGCAACAGCAGCGCCAGGAACCCGGCGGTCACGAACGGGCGCTCCAGCACGTCCTCCTGCATCACGGCCAGCGTGAACCCGTGATCGTACAGGTAGATCAGGAAGTGCAGCGTGCCGTACCCGAACGCCAGCAGGCCCAGCGCCCGGCGGATCCGGGCCGGCCACGTCCAGCCGGTCAGAAGCCGCAGGGGCGTGCACGCCAGGGACAACAGCAGCAGCGCCAGCGTCAGCAGGCCTGACTGCAACGTGGCGCGCTGCACCGGATTGGCCCCCAGCGCCCCGGTCAGCGCGTCCCAGACCAGGATCACGGCCGGCAGCGCCCCGCCGGTCCACACGGCCGGCACCAGCCAGGACAGGGGGGCCGACCTTCCGGGTCGCCTCACCTCATCCGCCCGGTTCACCTGGCTGTTCTCCGTGCGGGTCAGAAGTTCCGCCGGAGGTCCAGGCCGCGGTACAGGTCCGCGACCTGCGTGTACCCGTTGAACAGCAGCGTGGGGCGCCGCCCGCCCTCCCCGATGCGGCGTTCGGTCGCCTGACTCCAGCGGGGGTGGGGCACCTGCGGGTTCACGTTCGCATAGAAGCCGTACTCGGACGGCGCGGCCAGCGCCCAGGTGGTGCGGGGCATCTCCCGCGTCAGGGTGATGCGCACCACCGACTTGATGCTCTTGAACCCGTACTTCCACGGCACCACCAGCCGCAGCGGCGCGCCGTTCTGATTCGGCAGGACGCGGCCCTCGATGCCCACCGCCATGAACGCCAGGGGGTGCAGGGCCTCATCCAGGCGCAGCCCCTCCACGTACGGCCAGTCCAGGACCGGACGGCGCTGCCCCGGCATCTGCTCCGGGTCGTGCAGCGCCGTGAACTTCACGTACCGCGCCGCACCCGTGGGGTCCGCGCGGCGGATCAGGGCGGCCAGGGGGAACCCCATCCAGGGAATCACCATGCTCCAGCCTTCCACGCAGCGCATGCGGTACACGCGATCCTCCAGCGGGAACCAGGACTGCAGCGTGTCCAGGTCCACGGTGCGGGGGGTCTTCACCTCACCGTCGATGGTGACGGTCCACGGGCGGGTGCGCAGGCTCCCGGCGTTCCGGGCGGGATCACCCTTGTCCAGGCCGAACTCGTAGAAGTTGTTGTAGGTGGTGACCGAGCGGTACGGCGTCACCGCTTCCTTCGTGTCGTACGGCCCGAGCGGGCGGGGTCGGCGCACCTGCGCGACCGGCTCCGGCAGCGTCTGGGCGTCCGCGCCGGGCCGGCGGGTCAGCAGTTCCAGCCCGGCGCCCAGCCCGGCAGCGGTGGCGGTGAACAGCGTGGCGTTCCGGATGAACGCCCGGCGGTCCAGGCGCCGGTCCTCACGGGGGTCCGGGTCGGTCATGCCGCATTCTTCGCCACGCCCGGCAGGAGAACAGCGACCCGGCACTCAAAACCCGGAGACAGGGCTCAGGTCGTTTGACTGATGACCTGTCGTGACGCGTGGACATCCCGCACTGGCTATGGCCTTCCTCCCTGCGTTCCCCGGGCTTGGCGTTGTCAGGGGACGTCGTGAAGGCCTGCGAGGCCGCCCTGAACCCGTGCAGCCGCATCGGCCCGGAGGGTGTCCCAGACGGGTTGGCCGCGGTGCCCACGCCCGGCCAGCAGTGCCCGGGCGAGTTGCTCCGTGACCGGTTCCAGTGCGCGGAAGACGCTGGACTGCGCGAACTCCCGGGCGGGAGAGCCGGAGGGACCCGTGACCTCCACGAGGTCCATCGCCACGGTGTCCAGGGGCCACAGCACCACGTGCACGAGTTCGTGCACGATGGTTTCCTCCTCGTCTCGAAAGGGGGTGCGGGACAGGAGGAGCAGGGCCGACTTGTGGACCGGGTCAACCTTGATGTCGCCGCTCTGGTGGGATCGGGTGAAGTTCACGAGTTCCAGCCGGATCGTCCAGTCGCTGAGGCCCAGGAGGTCCTGCCACTGGCGGATGAGGTGCTCCAGTTGTTCGCGGCCCAGGCTCTGCATGAGCGCAGTGTGCCGTGCGGTGGCCTGGACGAGAGGGGCAGATGCGGCTCATGGGCCGCTTTGGGCGTGATAGGGCCGTCATATCGGTCTTTTAGACTGGGTGCATGAATGACGTGGTTCTGGTGACTGGGGCGCGCACGGCGATGGGGGCGATGGGCGGGGCTTTCCGGGACACGCCGGACCACGTGCTGGCGGAGGTGGCCCTGCGGGGCGCGCTGGACCGGGCGGGGGTGAGTGCGACGGACCTGGAGACGCTGGTGCTGGGGCAGGTGATCGTGGCGGGCGAGGCGGCGTACAACGCGCGCCGGGTGGGGCTGAACGTGGGCATGCGGGTGGAGACGCCGCAGCATGCCGTGAATCAGCTGTGCGGGTCGGGATTGCGGGCGGTGCAGGCGGCGTGGCAGGCGCTGACGCTGGGCGAATTTGCGCTGGTCGCGGCGGGCGGCGTGGAGAACATGAGCCGGGCGCCATACCTTCTGCCGGAGGCGCGGTTCGGCAAGCGGCTGGGGCACTTGGATCTGGTGGACGGCCTGACCCGGGCGCTCACCTGCGGCGTGACGGACACGCCGATGGGCATCACGGCGGAGAACATCGCGCAGCGGTACGGCATTTCGCGGGAGGCGCAGGACGCGTTCGCGCTGGAAAGCAATCGCCGGGCGGTGGCGGCGCAGGCTTCGGGCCGCTTTGCACGGGAGATCGTGCCGGTGGAGACGAGAAAGGGCGTGGTGGACACGGACGAGCGGCCGGCGGAAACGACCCTGGAGGCCCTGGCGAAACTGAGGCCGGCCTTCAGGAAGGAGGGGACGGTCACGGCCGGGAACGCCAGCGGCATCAACGACGGGGCGTGCATGGTGGTGCTGGCGACCGGCGCGGAGGCGCAGCGGCGCGGCCTGCCGGTGCTGGCGTGGGTGCGGGCGTTCGCGTCGGCGGGCGTTCAGCCGGACGTGATGGGCCTGGGCCCCAGCGTGGCCGTGCCCCTGCTGCTGGACCGGGCCGGCGTGCGGGCGGGCGACATCGACCTGTGGGAGCTGAACGAGGCGTTCGCCGCGCAGGCCCTGGGCGTGATGCAGGACCTGCGCCTGGACCCGGAGCGGGTGAACGTGAACGGCGGCGCGGTCGCGCTGGGGCACCCGGTCGGCATGAGCGGCACGCGGGTGCTGTACACCCTTGCGGAGGAACTGCGGGCCCGGGGCCTGCGCTGGGGCGTGGCGACCCTGTGCGTGGGTGGGGGGCAGGGCATCGCGGCCCTGATCGAGAACCCGGCCGCGTAGGTGCGGGCGTGGGGGGAGGGGGCCGCAATGCAAGGTTCTTGGCAGACAGGGCGTGGCAGACTCCCCAAGCTTGGGGCATCCCGTTTCGTCTGCGCTGTGCCCCGGTGTCCGCGCCGCCCCTTCCCTTTCCCCGAGGCCCCTCATGACCCGTGAATCCGTCAGCATCCGCGACCAGCGTTACCAGTACCTCGTGCAGGACCACGGGCTGCAGGGCTTTGACCTGATCCTGTACCGGGCGGCGCCCCGTTCCCTGGTGGCGGTCCTGACTCGTGACCTGCTGCGCCCCGCGCCGGGCGTGGAGGTGGCGCGCATGTCGGTGGGCGCGGTGAACGGCGACGACGTGCTGAACCAGGAGGTGGGCTTCGGGTACGCCCGCTGCCGCCTGCGGGTGGTGCACGAGTTCCGCAACCTGGGCCTGGGCACGTGGCTGCTGCGGCAGGCGCGGGTGCAGGCGGCCGCGCGCCGCTCCGGTCTGGCGGGGGAACTGCACGCCGGGCAGGAGGCGCGGGCCCGGTCGTATTACACGCGGCACGGCGCGCGGCTGATTGAGCGGCCCCTGCACCCGCGGCATCCGTGGGTGGTGCTGGACGCGAACGC from Deinococcus ficus includes:
- a CDS encoding esterase-like activity of phytase family protein: MKHCFAVLTAALTLGLGAQAATLVGYAEMAADTFSTGPATGAWANGLRGPARFPAPPVQGFSGVQFGPGGTYWFLSDNGFGAKNNSADYALRLYSVALTAKKAAAEKGAVKVGNFISLRDPDGRVPFPIVNEGTRERLLTGADFDPEGFAFAPDGTLWVGDEFGPYLLHFSADGRLLEAPIGTPNLPGLPTLKGQTPLVIGHRGSSGTRPEHTLEAYRVAIEAGADFIEPDLVVTKDGVLVARHEPVIAVLDQAGKVVEATADVATRPEFRARVRTKALDGVQVTGYFAEDFTLAELKTLRAVERLPALRGKAFDGRFEIPTLAEVIALVRDAEANTGRKVGIYPETKHPTYMQKVAGHDISRLLIDTLVREKFTDPARVFIQSFEVGNLKALKATVMPAAGVNLPLVQLVSSADEAPYDWTAAGDARRYDALTTDAGLKDIATYASGVGAYKRWIIDAQGRTTDFVPRAHSAGLLVHTWTMRNEPTYLLPGYANDPEAELRQALWAGVDGFFTDFPATGARVAAQYTTPDLRSPQHPAFALGGSSAAANLPASGGFEGLNVTPDGKAVYALLEKTVTGDPAGQLRLMRYDLGARTWTLAGRYALEQGGEAIGDLTPVNGTQWLVIERDNKQGAEAAFKRLYLLDTAVKNADGTLKKTLVADLLAIRDPQNLGGTAVNGVMRFPYVTIENVLVLDASTVLVVNDNNFPATGGRGAAVQDRTEFLWLKLDAPLTLAPGVGRR
- a CDS encoding SDR family oxidoreductase, translated to MANLGSSTVMLTGAGGALATAIAQELDDAGAQMVLVGRGEALQRACDRFPATEVLDLDLTDPTSIEALRKVKKVDTLIHTVGDYARQDAHKATDEDLHAMFDTNMLTLFHAVQGVLPGMLKHKDGLIMGVSAGPTPRSALYNASKAAVAAYIQSLHDELKTKGVRGITLYPMGAIDTPENRDAGLAWDSMIDARGLAKSVAHALTRPDRAHVTELRVYPDV
- a CDS encoding protein-methionine-sulfoxide reductase heme-binding subunit MsrQ; translation: MWTGGALPAVILVWDALTGALGANPVQRATLQSGLLTLALLLLSLACTPLRLLTGWTWPARIRRALGLLAFGYGTLHFLIYLYDHGFTLAVMQEDVLERPFVTAGFLALLLLLPLALTSTPASVRRLGFRTWTRLHRLAYASAALGALHYFWGVKQDRTAPLVWAAVLLGLLLLRWYRPSRPMS
- the msrP gene encoding protein-methionine-sulfoxide reductase catalytic subunit MsrP, giving the protein MTDPDPREDRRLDRRAFIRNATLFTATAAGLGAGLELLTRRPGADAQTLPEPVAQVRRPRPLGPYDTKEAVTPYRSVTTYNNFYEFGLDKGDPARNAGSLRTRPWTVTIDGEVKTPRTVDLDTLQSWFPLEDRVYRMRCVEGWSMVIPWMGFPLAALIRRADPTGAARYVKFTALHDPEQMPGQRRPVLDWPYVEGLRLDEALHPLAFMAVGIEGRVLPNQNGAPLRLVVPWKYGFKSIKSVVRITLTREMPRTTWALAAPSEYGFYANVNPQVPHPRWSQATERRIGEGGRRPTLLFNGYTQVADLYRGLDLRRNF
- a CDS encoding acetyl-CoA C-acyltransferase, whose protein sequence is MNDVVLVTGARTAMGAMGGAFRDTPDHVLAEVALRGALDRAGVSATDLETLVLGQVIVAGEAAYNARRVGLNVGMRVETPQHAVNQLCGSGLRAVQAAWQALTLGEFALVAAGGVENMSRAPYLLPEARFGKRLGHLDLVDGLTRALTCGVTDTPMGITAENIAQRYGISREAQDAFALESNRRAVAAQASGRFAREIVPVETRKGVVDTDERPAETTLEALAKLRPAFRKEGTVTAGNASGINDGACMVVLATGAEAQRRGLPVLAWVRAFASAGVQPDVMGLGPSVAVPLLLDRAGVRAGDIDLWELNEAFAAQALGVMQDLRLDPERVNVNGGAVALGHPVGMSGTRVLYTLAEELRARGLRWGVATLCVGGGQGIAALIENPAA
- a CDS encoding GNAT family N-acetyltransferase, translated to MTRESVSIRDQRYQYLVQDHGLQGFDLILYRAAPRSLVAVLTRDLLRPAPGVEVARMSVGAVNGDDVLNQEVGFGYARCRLRVVHEFRNLGLGTWLLRQARVQAAARRSGLAGELHAGQEARARSYYTRHGARLIERPLHPRHPWVVLDANAALDPGSGEEPGRGTPGRAGRGQQVA